TCGGTGATATAGTCTCGGCTCAATCCCTGAGCAGATACCTTTGGAGAGCCGTCCGGATTTACCGTGAGTTCAGAAGTTCCCCTCGTACTCCAGTCGGCATATTCCTTGGTTGCCATCAAAGCGGTTGCATTTACGGCTATTCCCAGCAATACAGCCATAAAGAGAACCCCCACGGCTTTAAAATAGGAAAGCAGGGCCTTCTTTTTAATTGAATCGATCAATACTACCAGTCCAACAACTAATACCAGAAGCATAAAGTAATAGGTCATCTGATAGTGATTGGCATTTATTTCAAGCGCCATGGCCAACGCAGTAAGAACAAAGCCCCAGAAATATTTCTTTCTGAAACTCAGTAGGATACCTCCGAGGATGGCAGGTAAATAGGCTATGGCATGAGCTTTGGCATTATGTCCTACCCCGAGAATAATGATGAGATAGGTAGAAAACCCAAAGGCCAGCGCCCCTACAACGGCCAGCTTATAATCGATTTTCATACAACTCAGCAGAATATAGAAACCCAGGAAATACAAAAAGAGATAATCAGCAGGTCTGGGCAAAAATCTCAGGACCTTATCGATTTTTTTTATGTAGTTATTTGGGTAATTAGCCCCCAGCTGATAAGTAGGCATACCTCCAAACGCGCCATTAGTCCAGTATGGTTCTTCATCATAGGATTTTCTGAAATCATTTTGTTCTTTGGCCATACCGGTATACTGCATGATATCCGATTGGAAGATGACCTTTCCCTGTAAAACGGGGTGGAAGTAAGCCAATGCCACCACCATAAAGAAAGTAATCGTGAAAAAATGAGTAAAAAATGATTTGAAGACTCCCTTCATAAATTACGTAGTACGGTTTTTATTCGATTTCCTCAAAATCAATATACTCCCCTAGCTGTTCAGAGGAATCCTTTTTTTGATTTCCGGGCGATTTTCTGTCTAAATCATTGCCCCTTGATTGCGATGACTGGTAACCTGGATTTGCCCTTTCAAAAGCCTCTTTAAATCGGTCTTCCGTTTTTTTTACTGCGTATTTAAAAAGTCGGGGAGCCAGTAACCTCCATACGATTCGCAACAGGAAGTACACTAGCAGAATTATCAGTAGTGTCTTTAAAAAGCCCATAATTTATTTACTAATTATATCAAAAGTACAATTCCAGCGTTGTAATAGCAGTACAAATGTCATAAAAGTTTAATAAAATAGCAGCTGATGGATGCATGCCTAAACTCCAATAGAAACCTCTTTTTAATTATTCTCTGCTGTCTTGCAGTCCCTTATTTAGGCCTTGCTCAATACACCGAAGTGATCAACTCGAACAGGCCCGGACTGTCAGTTAGCGCTTATGCCGTAGGGAAAGGGGTTGTACAATTGGAAACTGGATTCTTATACGAACAAAGAGACCACATTCCTCTAAACCAAGAATCAACTCTTATGGGAGGCGATTTTGTTCTCCGGTACGGATTCTTTAAGGAAATGCTCGAAGTGATTTATGAAGGCACATATGTAAATCAAGACATAACTTTCACTTCTTTTGATATCAATGAAACGAGGACAGATTTTTCAAGGAATAGGTTAGGATTTAAATATTTGTTGTTTGATCCGTTTAAGGATCCCGAGAGAGCCAAGCCCAATTTATACAGTTGGAGAGCCAATAACAAATTTCAGCTTCGCGACCTGGTTCCGGCTATTTCTGTCTATGCCGGGGCAACCTTTAATCTTGGAGATAACCCTTTTTATCCTGAGGATCCTATCGTGTCTCCGAGGGCTATGATCGCTACCCAGAGTCATTTGGGGCCTCGACTGGTTTTGATCTCCAATCTGATTTACGACAGGATAGGAACAGATTTTCCGGAAATGCAATACGTGATTTCCGTATCCCATGCCTTAAAAAACCCCAAATGGAGTGTTTTTGTTGAGAATCAAGGGATAAAAAGTGACAGATATGCCGACAACCTTTTCAGGACTGGTATAGCTCATCTATTTAGCAAGTCATTTCAGGCCGATCTCAATGTAGGGGCGAGTATTAAAAATTCTCCTCGCAGAATATTTGGTGCGCTGGGCTTTTCGTATCGTCTTGACTTCCACCAGGATGAGGCGATATCAATTGATGATCAAAAAGCAGGGCAGAATGGCGATTTTATTAAAAAGAATGCCTTTAAGGACGATTCGAATAATACGCTCCCGGGAATATCTAAGAAGAAAATGCGTAAACTACAACGCAAAGCCAAGAGAAAAAAGAACTGATTATAAAAGGCCGGATCCTCTAAACATTTTTAAAAAGTCTTTGTCAGGCTTTTAAAACCTTCACTTAGTTTTATTCTGTGCGCAATTATTCCTAATATTGGCTCAATAAAGCAGCTAATATGGTAAGTGTACAACAGGCGGTTAGCAAATCGGATCTGAAGAAATTCGTCACCTTTCCTTTCTCACTATACAAAGACTCCCCTTATTGGGTTCCACCATTGATCAAGGATGAAATGGAAACCTTCGATTCCGAAAAGAATCCTGTTTTCGAAAATGCCGATGCCTGGTTTTTTCTGGCCTATAAAAATGGTGAGATTGCAGGACGTGTGGTTGCCATGATCAACTGGATTGAGGTCAATCAGCAAAAATTGCGGAAGATGCGTTTTGGCTGGTTCGATTTTATAGATGACACAGAGGTATCAGAAGCTTTGATTGCAAAAGTTGAGGAACTCGCCAGAGAGAATAAGATGGATTTTATGGAAGGCCCGGTTGGCTTCTCTAACCTCGACAAGGTCGGAGTCCTGATTGAGGGCTTTGATCACATAGGGACCATGATCACCTGGTATAATTACCCCTATTACCAGTCGCATTACGAACGCCTGGGCTTTGTAAAGGAAAAGGGCTATGAAGAAAACAAGTTTCCCAACAGCAATGTAGATCCGGCCTTGTTTAAGCGCGTCCACGTTTTGATCAAAAAGCGCTACGGCTTGAAAGAAATGAACTTTAGAAAGGCGAGTGAAATTATGCCCTGGGTAGATCAGATGTTTGATCTTTTCAACGAATCCTACGCCAAATTATCTTCTTTTGTTCCCATTACCCCAGTTCAAAGAGAATATTTCAAAAAGAAATACATCAGTTTTATCAATCCTGAATACATTAAATTCATCGTTGATTCTTCAGACAAAGTAATTGCTTTTGCCATTGTTATGCCCTCCTTTTCTGAAGCCATGCAAAAAGCAAAGGGAAAACTCTTCCCGTTTGGATGGTATCACCTACTGAAGGCGAGGAAACACAATAAAGACGTTATATTTTACCTCATAGGAATTCACCCTGAATATCAGAATAAAGGGGTTACTTCCATTATTTTTAATGAGTACTACGAAACTTTTAAAGAAAAGCAAGTGCGAACCTGCTACAGAACTCCCGAATTGGAAGATAATCTCGCAATCAAGCAGCTTTGGAAGCACTTTGATCCCAAAGTCTACAAAAGGCGCCGTACCTACAAGAGGGACTTATAAACAGGAAGTAAGTAAATCCAAAAAGGATTTTATTCCCCCATGGCCGCTGCCACTGCTGCGGATAACCTCTTATACGTTCCGTTTTCAAGAC
This DNA window, taken from Muriicola soli, encodes the following:
- a CDS encoding DUF4834 family protein, coding for MGFLKTLLIILLVYFLLRIVWRLLAPRLFKYAVKKTEDRFKEAFERANPGYQSSQSRGNDLDRKSPGNQKKDSSEQLGEYIDFEEIE
- a CDS encoding transporter, translating into MDACLNSNRNLFLIILCCLAVPYLGLAQYTEVINSNRPGLSVSAYAVGKGVVQLETGFLYEQRDHIPLNQESTLMGGDFVLRYGFFKEMLEVIYEGTYVNQDITFTSFDINETRTDFSRNRLGFKYLLFDPFKDPERAKPNLYSWRANNKFQLRDLVPAISVYAGATFNLGDNPFYPEDPIVSPRAMIATQSHLGPRLVLISNLIYDRIGTDFPEMQYVISVSHALKNPKWSVFVENQGIKSDRYADNLFRTGIAHLFSKSFQADLNVGASIKNSPRRIFGALGFSYRLDFHQDEAISIDDQKAGQNGDFIKKNAFKDDSNNTLPGISKKKMRKLQRKAKRKKN
- a CDS encoding GNAT family N-acetyltransferase, with the protein product MVSVQQAVSKSDLKKFVTFPFSLYKDSPYWVPPLIKDEMETFDSEKNPVFENADAWFFLAYKNGEIAGRVVAMINWIEVNQQKLRKMRFGWFDFIDDTEVSEALIAKVEELARENKMDFMEGPVGFSNLDKVGVLIEGFDHIGTMITWYNYPYYQSHYERLGFVKEKGYEENKFPNSNVDPALFKRVHVLIKKRYGLKEMNFRKASEIMPWVDQMFDLFNESYAKLSSFVPITPVQREYFKKKYISFINPEYIKFIVDSSDKVIAFAIVMPSFSEAMQKAKGKLFPFGWYHLLKARKHNKDVIFYLIGIHPEYQNKGVTSIIFNEYYETFKEKQVRTCYRTPELEDNLAIKQLWKHFDPKVYKRRRTYKRDL